ATTCCTATTGTTTTCGCTTCATTTCAAGTGAGTGTTTGTAAAACATTGCAGTGTCAGCAAGTTCAACTTTTGTCGCTAGCCTGACGCCACGCCACTTCTCGATATAGTACAAAGGATTTACCAGTAGCCAGAATACTTTCCTCTTAAAGGAGTATTCGTTATCTCTCATCGTTCTAATCGCATCTTTCGCCACGCCCAGGACAGTCATCTTTACAATTCCTTTTATAGATGGTCTTTGTACGTCAGTCCCAATCTTCCTTAACCCGATAATTTCATCAAACATTCTGTGTTTATATTCTTTTAGCGTAAGGTCATTTGAATGCACAACACTAGCCCTTGGAGCGTATACCTTATATAGTCCCGCATCGATAATATCTTTGCCAAATAACTGATCTTCTGAATAAGGAACATCCCTGTAGGGCAATGATCCGGTTAAATAGCTCCGTCGAGCCGCAGAGTTAACATCCGAATAAAAAGTTACGGAATCATTATAAATCGGGTTTTTCATAAAACCGTCTTTGTAAAAAATCGTTGTGCCAAAATCAGGCCCCAAATTACGAAAAGCCCCTCGAATCTCATATTTCTGCAAAGGAACGCATTTATGTCGAGGGATCTGCTTACCTGTCACGCCAATAATATCAGGACTAATCTTGAATGGTGCAACCATTTCGTGTAGCCAATAGTCATGAGATGGAATAGCGTCATGGCTCAGATAGACCACAATTTCTCCGTTGGCTTCACGGGCAGCCTCGTTTCGAGTTTTCCCATGTCCGAATTGGGCCTTTGTGATCGTTTTAGTTCGTAAATTTTTATGTTTTTTCTTATACTTTTCAATGATTTCAGGCGTTTTATCGGTCGAAGATGTGTCAAATATTAACACCTCAAACTCAAAATCTACCTTCTGTCGAAATACACTTCGTAAAATGTCATTTAAATAGGGCTCGGCTTGCCAGGTTGGAATAAAAATT
This portion of the Candidatus Saccharimonadales bacterium genome encodes:
- a CDS encoding glycosyltransferase family 2 protein, with product MNNIKATIFIPTWQAEPYLNDILRSVFRQKVDFEFEVLIFDTSSTDKTPEIIEKYKKKHKNLRTKTITKAQFGHGKTRNEAAREANGEIVVYLSHDAIPSHDYWLHEMVAPFKISPDIIGVTGKQIPRHKCVPLQKYEIRGAFRNLGPDFGTTIFYKDGFMKNPIYNDSVTFYSDVNSAARRSYLTGSLPYRDVPYSEDQLFGKDIIDAGLYKVYAPRASVVHSNDLTLKEYKHRMFDEIIGLRKIGTDVQRPSIKGIVKMTVLGVAKDAIRTMRDNEYSFKRKVFWLLVNPLYYIEKWRGVRLATKVELADTAMFYKHSLEMKRKQ